A part of Kitasatospora acidiphila genomic DNA contains:
- the fabI gene encoding enoyl-ACP reductase FabI produces MSGILEGKKILITGVLMESSIAFHAAKLAQEQGAEIILTAFPRPSLTERIAKKLPAPVKVLELDVSNAEQLAGIADQVRAELGDRLDGVLHSIGFAPQDALGGNFLDTPWESVATAMHVSAYSLKSLTMALLPLMTEGGSVVGLTFDAQVAWPQYDWMGPAKAALEATNRYLARYLGERDIRCNLISAGPLGSMAAKSIPGFPQLASTWDVRSPLKWDLSDPEPAGRGIVALLSDWFPKTTGEIIHVDGGLHAIGA; encoded by the coding sequence ATGAGCGGAATCCTTGAGGGCAAGAAGATCCTGATCACCGGCGTGCTGATGGAGTCCTCCATCGCGTTCCACGCCGCGAAGCTGGCCCAGGAGCAGGGTGCCGAGATCATCCTGACCGCGTTCCCCCGGCCCAGCCTCACCGAGCGGATCGCCAAGAAGCTGCCGGCCCCGGTCAAGGTGCTGGAGCTGGACGTCTCCAACGCCGAGCAGCTGGCGGGCATCGCCGACCAGGTGCGGGCCGAGCTGGGCGACCGGCTGGACGGCGTCCTGCACTCGATCGGCTTCGCGCCGCAGGACGCGCTGGGCGGCAACTTCCTGGACACCCCGTGGGAGTCGGTGGCCACCGCGATGCACGTGTCGGCGTACTCGCTGAAGTCGCTGACCATGGCGCTGCTGCCGCTGATGACCGAGGGCGGCTCGGTGGTCGGCCTGACCTTCGACGCGCAGGTCGCCTGGCCGCAGTACGACTGGATGGGCCCGGCCAAGGCCGCGCTGGAGGCCACCAACCGCTACCTGGCGCGCTACCTGGGCGAGCGGGACATCCGCTGCAACCTGATCTCGGCCGGCCCGCTCGGGTCGATGGCCGCCAAGTCGATCCCCGGCTTCCCGCAGCTGGCCAGCACCTGGGACGTCCGCTCGCCGCTCAAGTGGGACCTCTCGGACCCGGAGCCGGCCGGGCGCGGCATCGTGGCTCTGCTGTCGGACTGGTTCCCGAAGACCACCGGCGAGATCATCCACGTGGACGGCGGCCTGCACGCGATCGGCGCCTGA